A genomic stretch from Fodinibius salinus includes:
- a CDS encoding flavin reductase gives MSNESSSMIDITDDPNLWNRFFMVHALLVIGSQEKDKSYNLAPKHMAMPLGFGPYFGFMGTPRKTTYRNIKREEVFTVSFPQPDQLVQTSMAASPREEDDSKPVVDAIPTVKAQEIEGKFMENSYLQLECVLHDIMGKFGEWEMIVGEIVAAYVHEDALRKEGEDADDNKLVDESPLLAYLHPDRFSTIKKSNNFPLPKDFKR, from the coding sequence ATGTCTAATGAATCTTCTTCAATGATTGATATTACAGATGACCCTAATTTATGGAACCGCTTCTTTATGGTTCATGCTCTGCTTGTCATTGGCAGTCAAGAAAAGGATAAGAGTTATAATTTGGCCCCCAAACATATGGCCATGCCCCTTGGTTTTGGTCCATATTTCGGTTTTATGGGTACGCCCCGGAAAACAACGTATCGAAATATTAAGCGAGAAGAAGTTTTTACCGTTAGCTTTCCACAGCCCGACCAGCTGGTACAAACCAGCATGGCAGCTTCTCCCCGTGAAGAGGATGACAGCAAACCAGTTGTTGATGCCATTCCAACTGTGAAAGCCCAAGAAATAGAGGGCAAATTTATGGAAAATTCCTATTTACAGCTCGAATGTGTTTTGCATGACATTATGGGAAAGTTTGGCGAATGGGAAATGATTGTTGGCGAAATTGTAGCGGCTTATGTACATGAAGATGCGCTCAGGAAAGAAGGGGAGGATGCTGACGACAATAAACTTGTTGATGAATCTCCATTATTAGCCTATCTGCATCCCGATCGATTTAGTACAATTAAAAAAAGTAACAATTTTCCCCTGCCAAAAGATTTTAAAAGGTAA
- a CDS encoding M20 family metallopeptidase yields MTELGRELHNFFVEKKADFIDLLQSLVEQETPSNEPSSFTEILEIVSRNFENLDFDVEYREGEETAGQLLCKPGDFNSQAPTQLLVGHIDTVWDIGTLDEMPFTVEGNEAAGPGIFDMKAGICMMIFAMKAIRELEKQPHIQPVFLITTDEEIGSGESKNLIIEQAKQAERTFVLEPSLGTEGKIKTERKGIGQFEITIKGQPSHAGLDPEKGVSAIVGLSNVVQQLVDLNAPEKGISVNVGTIEGGERANVVAAKSKAVVDVRVPTKKDGEEIKKKIYNIEPDLEGVEITVSGDISRPPLEKEEANAKLWEITKSLGAELDLDLQEGKSGGGSDGNFTNLYSPTIDGLGAVGEGAHAYHEKILVEETLKRAELLTLLLLYPSLED; encoded by the coding sequence ATGACAGAATTAGGTCGGGAGCTGCATAATTTTTTTGTGGAAAAGAAAGCGGATTTTATTGATCTGCTTCAATCGCTTGTCGAACAGGAAACGCCGTCGAATGAGCCTTCTTCTTTCACTGAGATATTAGAAATTGTCAGCCGAAATTTTGAAAACTTGGATTTTGATGTAGAGTATAGAGAAGGAGAGGAAACGGCCGGGCAGTTACTTTGTAAACCTGGCGATTTTAATTCTCAGGCTCCAACTCAGCTTCTAGTTGGACATATTGATACAGTCTGGGATATTGGGACGCTGGATGAAATGCCTTTCACCGTTGAAGGCAATGAAGCTGCCGGACCTGGTATATTTGATATGAAAGCCGGCATCTGTATGATGATTTTTGCTATGAAAGCTATCAGGGAACTTGAGAAACAGCCCCACATACAACCTGTATTTTTAATTACTACCGATGAAGAAATTGGGAGCGGAGAATCTAAAAATCTTATTATAGAACAGGCTAAACAGGCAGAGCGGACTTTTGTGCTGGAGCCTTCCCTTGGAACAGAAGGTAAGATTAAAACCGAGCGTAAAGGTATTGGTCAGTTTGAAATAACTATAAAAGGCCAGCCCTCCCATGCGGGTCTCGATCCTGAAAAAGGAGTAAGCGCGATTGTCGGCTTATCAAATGTTGTCCAACAGCTTGTGGACCTTAATGCACCCGAAAAGGGTATAAGCGTAAATGTAGGGACGATAGAGGGAGGTGAGCGGGCTAATGTTGTGGCAGCTAAAAGTAAAGCTGTAGTTGATGTACGAGTACCGACAAAGAAAGACGGTGAAGAAATAAAGAAGAAGATCTACAATATTGAACCCGATTTGGAGGGAGTTGAAATTACGGTGAGCGGTGATATCAGTCGCCCGCCGCTTGAAAAAGAAGAAGCAAACGCAAAGCTGTGGGAGATAACGAAATCATTAGGTGCAGAGTTAGATCTGGATTTACAGGAAGGTAAGTCAGGCGGTGGCTCCGATGGTAATTTTACCAACCTCTATTCACCGACTATTGATGGACTCGGTGCCGTTGGTGAAGGAGCTCACGCTTATCATGAAAAAATATTAGTGGAAGAGACGCTTAAACGTGCTGAGCTTTTAACCCTTTTGCTGTTATATCCTTCACTGGAAGATTGA
- a CDS encoding GNAT family N-acetyltransferase: MDAKFEISTDEQIINPVCDFTYSWGVNCGLSKGEALRFSVAVSELITDVILFAFPGDSKENFEIEFSHTFSNVEIVVSEMGEPFDPDRHTYDVQKVRDEDDFDGAGFLLMKSFSDEFSFINKGKEGKEFRIAKNIQIHDIDELLLQSAEEREAEIRDEEDQDPHIKIENFTVDRIKHTDAEDISKLFYRTYGYTYNKEDLYLPKKVEESVLAKDKLGVIARKQDNEAIGYFGVNPKDNSDIAEVAEAVVSPKYRRNGVMSSMMDRLIEIAKSKQLTMLLGEAVTIHPVSQKVNNKFGYKTTAIELASSINVKYKGFDEDYPQPVSIALDFLPLIQPSKKAVYLPEKYNEIILDTYDELGMDVDPKETESYQLADKSDIDLEIDYSSSSSLIIVKKYGNDFLTVLSDMVDSLEEKSPKTILLDLPLENRATPQQFLDITSLNFIYSGLLPQYHFNTDYLRLQKVYAGIDFNIIDIYSDFGKKIKSLIADEYHSNSKER; this comes from the coding sequence ATGGATGCTAAATTTGAGATATCAACAGATGAACAGATTATAAATCCAGTATGTGATTTTACGTACAGCTGGGGGGTGAACTGTGGATTGTCAAAAGGGGAAGCACTTCGTTTTTCTGTAGCCGTGAGTGAGCTCATTACAGATGTTATTCTTTTTGCCTTTCCTGGTGATAGTAAAGAGAATTTTGAGATAGAGTTTTCTCATACATTCTCCAACGTAGAAATTGTAGTTAGTGAAATGGGCGAACCATTTGATCCGGATCGTCATACGTATGATGTGCAAAAAGTACGTGATGAGGATGATTTCGATGGTGCGGGTTTTTTGCTCATGAAATCTTTTAGCGATGAATTTTCTTTCATTAATAAAGGAAAAGAAGGTAAAGAATTCAGGATAGCTAAAAACATTCAAATCCATGATATAGATGAACTGCTACTGCAATCAGCTGAAGAACGTGAGGCTGAAATACGAGATGAGGAAGATCAAGACCCCCATATAAAAATTGAAAACTTTACCGTCGATCGCATTAAGCATACTGATGCGGAAGATATCTCAAAACTTTTTTATCGTACATATGGCTATACCTATAATAAAGAAGATTTGTACCTACCGAAAAAGGTTGAAGAGTCAGTACTTGCCAAAGATAAGCTTGGGGTTATAGCCCGAAAACAAGATAATGAGGCAATTGGATATTTTGGCGTAAATCCTAAAGACAACTCCGATATTGCAGAAGTTGCCGAAGCTGTAGTGTCTCCCAAGTATCGAAGAAATGGGGTGATGAGTTCGATGATGGACCGCCTTATTGAAATCGCGAAATCCAAGCAGTTGACTATGTTGTTAGGTGAGGCTGTTACCATCCATCCCGTAAGCCAAAAAGTAAATAATAAATTCGGATATAAGACAACAGCTATAGAACTAGCTTCTTCGATAAATGTTAAGTACAAGGGTTTTGATGAGGATTATCCCCAACCTGTATCCATAGCTTTAGATTTTCTTCCCCTCATCCAGCCTTCAAAAAAAGCAGTATATCTGCCGGAGAAATATAATGAAATTATTCTCGATACATATGATGAGTTGGGGATGGATGTAGATCCCAAAGAAACAGAATCTTACCAGTTAGCAGATAAATCTGATATTGATCTGGAAATAGATTATTCCAGCTCCTCTTCACTCATTATTGTCAAGAAATATGGAAACGATTTTTTGACTGTACTTTCTGATATGGTGGACAGCCTGGAAGAAAAGTCTCCGAAAACGATATTGTTGGATTTACCTCTAGAAAATAGAGCTACACCGCAGCAGTTTTTAGATATAACATCTTTGAATTTTATCTACAGTGGGCTATTGCCACAGTATCATTTTAATACCGATTATCTCCGGCTGCAAAAAGTGTATGCTGGTATCGATTTTAATATTATTGATATCTATTCCGATTTTGGTAAAAAAATAAAATCACTTATTGCTGATGAATACCATAGCAACTCAAAAGAAAGGTAA